A single genomic interval of Tsukamurella paurometabola harbors:
- a CDS encoding MFS transporter, with product MTRLDSGYGRVLVTVAASTLLAMLAYAGPLGNAVTLNTALRASPAAATWILASMSVGLAAALVTAGVVADRIGHRRVFRAGAAVFVAASLACAAMASAPLFVAARIAAGVGAAGMIATGLGLVAAVSEHDGHRARTAVWWSSSMGAGIALGPVVTGLLDLGGAWRVFYLLLALGGAALWLSARRVPARPPHNPDRPLDALGFVLLTGALTAAVAALVEARVGAGWPAAGVGAVAVLLGAALVTSQRRGSARLVDPLLFRRPRFLAATAAAFGTGIGVISAMSVASTFVVRGLGLSTLQAGALLALWAGASAVAALGFSRLAGRLSGPAHLSGGLAGVALGLLLTAGLSDGASPFRLVPGLLVAGVASGLLNTGLAREAIASVPAGDAAMGSGVNNTARYVGSALGITIAGVLAAGTGAVAGWNHIAVAAAAASMICAIGVGALTLRTGAPATGRGTPTAPSPASPPPGRG from the coding sequence ATGACAAGACTGGATTCCGGGTACGGGCGGGTCCTCGTGACGGTCGCGGCGAGCACGTTGCTGGCGATGCTCGCCTACGCCGGGCCGCTCGGCAACGCCGTCACCCTCAACACCGCGCTCCGCGCGAGCCCGGCCGCGGCCACCTGGATCCTGGCCTCGATGAGTGTCGGCCTCGCCGCCGCCCTGGTCACCGCCGGCGTGGTCGCGGATCGCATCGGTCACCGGCGGGTCTTCCGCGCCGGCGCCGCCGTCTTCGTCGCAGCGAGCCTCGCGTGCGCGGCGATGGCCTCGGCGCCGCTGTTCGTGGCGGCGCGCATCGCCGCGGGCGTCGGGGCGGCGGGCATGATCGCCACGGGGCTGGGCCTGGTCGCGGCGGTGAGCGAGCACGACGGGCACCGCGCCCGCACTGCGGTGTGGTGGAGCTCGTCGATGGGCGCGGGCATCGCCCTCGGGCCGGTCGTGACCGGTCTGCTCGACCTCGGGGGTGCCTGGCGCGTGTTCTATCTGCTCCTCGCCCTGGGAGGGGCGGCCCTGTGGCTGTCGGCGCGCCGTGTTCCGGCGCGCCCGCCGCACAACCCGGACCGGCCGCTCGACGCCCTCGGCTTCGTCCTCCTCACGGGCGCCCTGACGGCCGCGGTGGCGGCCCTCGTCGAGGCCCGCGTCGGCGCCGGGTGGCCGGCGGCGGGGGTCGGGGCCGTGGCGGTGCTCCTCGGTGCCGCCCTCGTCACGAGCCAGCGCCGCGGCAGCGCCCGCCTCGTCGATCCGCTGCTCTTCCGGCGCCCCCGGTTCCTCGCCGCGACCGCCGCCGCCTTCGGCACCGGCATCGGCGTGATCTCCGCGATGTCCGTCGCGAGTACCTTCGTCGTCCGCGGCCTCGGCCTCAGCACCCTGCAGGCCGGCGCACTGCTGGCGCTGTGGGCGGGCGCGAGCGCCGTGGCGGCGCTGGGCTTCTCGCGTCTCGCCGGGCGCCTGTCCGGCCCGGCGCATCTCAGCGGCGGGCTCGCGGGCGTCGCGCTCGGACTGCTGCTCACCGCGGGCCTGTCCGACGGGGCCTCCCCGTTCCGCCTGGTCCCCGGGCTGCTGGTGGCCGGTGTCGCATCCGGGCTGCTGAACACGGGTCTGGCCCGGGAGGCGATCGCGAGCGTGCCCGCGGGCGATGCGGCCATGGGAAGCGGAGTCAACAACACCGCCCGCTACGTGGGTTCGGCGTTGGGCATCACCATCGCCGGTGTCCTCGCCGCGGGCACGGGGGCCGTCGCCGGGTGGAACCACATCGCGGTGGCCGCCGCTGCGGCATCGATGATCTGCGCGATCGGGGTGGGGGCGCTCACGCTCCGGACAGGTGCTCCCGCAACCGGTCGAGGAACGCCGACTGCGCCTTCACCAGCTTCTCCGCCGCCTGGTCGAGGCTGA
- a CDS encoding NAD(P)-dependent oxidoreductase, producing MTPQTATAHEPRAVSILGLGAMGSALAAALLDRGHIPTVWNRGPDRGAGLVERGAHRAGTVAEAVRRSELIVTCLLRYASVRETLDPVAEELRGRTLVDLTTTTPDEARELGAWAAAHGIDYLNGAILATPPMIGAPGAQLFVSGPSAVHERSRPVLEAWAEIVYDGADPGAASLIDLAMLAAMYQMFAGLLHGAAMVASAGVRATDFAARAVPFVAAMVPHFAGDAAVIDGGDYTVPGQQSLHFSDLSDIIRASDQAGANSSTIRAVQALIAEQVALGFGDEGMARIYESLRRPEAGGDEAAEAVA from the coding sequence ATGACACCGCAGACCGCAACAGCACACGAACCACGGGCCGTCTCGATCCTCGGGCTGGGAGCCATGGGGAGCGCCCTCGCTGCCGCCCTACTGGACCGCGGCCACATCCCCACGGTGTGGAACCGCGGCCCCGACCGGGGTGCGGGACTCGTCGAGCGCGGCGCGCACCGCGCCGGCACCGTCGCCGAGGCGGTCCGCCGCAGTGAGCTGATCGTCACCTGCCTGCTGCGTTACGCCTCGGTGCGCGAGACCCTCGATCCCGTCGCGGAGGAGCTCCGTGGCCGCACCCTGGTCGACCTCACCACCACGACACCCGACGAGGCCCGCGAACTCGGCGCCTGGGCCGCGGCGCACGGAATCGACTACCTCAACGGGGCGATCCTCGCGACGCCGCCGATGATCGGCGCGCCCGGTGCGCAGCTGTTCGTCAGCGGGCCGTCCGCCGTGCACGAGCGGAGCCGCCCGGTCCTCGAGGCATGGGCCGAGATCGTCTACGACGGTGCCGATCCCGGCGCCGCGTCCCTCATCGACCTCGCGATGCTCGCTGCGATGTATCAGATGTTCGCCGGCCTGCTCCACGGCGCCGCGATGGTGGCGTCGGCGGGTGTGCGGGCGACCGACTTCGCCGCCCGAGCCGTCCCGTTCGTCGCCGCGATGGTGCCCCACTTCGCCGGTGACGCCGCGGTCATCGACGGCGGGGACTACACGGTGCCGGGCCAGCAGAGCCTGCACTTCTCGGACCTGTCCGACATCATCCGCGCCAGCGACCAGGCGGGCGCGAACTCGTCGACCATCCGGGCCGTCCAGGCGCTCATCGCCGAGCAGGTCGCCCTCGGTTTCGGCGACGAGGGGATGGCTCGAATCTACGAGAGCCTGCGCCGCCCAGAAGCCGGCGGCGATGAGGCCGCGGAGGCCGTCGCATGA
- a CDS encoding winged helix-turn-helix transcriptional regulator, whose translation MARSTRSGPYICGIDAALDVVSGKWKGLILWELETHGVRRFAELRRGLPGVSEKMLTQHLREMEEDGLVTREVYAQVPPKVEYSLTASGAALNAALAPLGAWGRDRLRREQLETVPPAHPGKASEKLDTSGISDITSTP comes from the coding sequence ATGGCGAGATCGACACGATCGGGCCCGTACATCTGCGGCATCGACGCCGCACTGGACGTGGTGAGCGGGAAGTGGAAGGGCCTGATCCTGTGGGAGCTGGAGACCCACGGCGTCCGGCGGTTCGCGGAGCTGCGGCGCGGACTGCCCGGCGTGAGCGAGAAGATGCTCACCCAGCACCTGCGGGAGATGGAGGAGGACGGGCTGGTGACGCGCGAGGTGTACGCGCAGGTGCCACCGAAGGTCGAGTACTCACTGACCGCGTCCGGCGCGGCGCTCAACGCGGCACTCGCGCCACTCGGAGCCTGGGGGCGCGATCGCCTGCGGCGCGAGCAGCTCGAGACGGTGCCGCCCGCGCACCCCGGGAAAGCGTCGGAGAAACTTGACACGTCGGGGATCTCCGACATAACCTCGACGCCGTGA
- a CDS encoding SRPBCC family protein, giving the protein MAAITLDQFVAAAPAAVWRALTEPELLRRWWAEGDIGAEVGHEFTLDMPGFGPQPCRVLESVAPERFVYTFTSQWTLAWTLRPEGRGTRVFLEHSGFDLDDKRMAAAFERMGPGWRDVVLPRLADAAAAL; this is encoded by the coding sequence ATGGCCGCCATCACACTGGATCAGTTCGTCGCCGCCGCCCCGGCCGCCGTGTGGCGCGCGCTCACCGAGCCGGAACTGCTTCGGCGGTGGTGGGCCGAGGGCGACATCGGGGCGGAGGTCGGCCACGAGTTCACCCTGGACATGCCGGGCTTCGGCCCGCAGCCGTGCCGCGTGCTCGAATCCGTCGCCCCCGAGCGCTTCGTCTACACCTTCACCAGCCAGTGGACACTCGCGTGGACGCTGCGCCCCGAGGGGCGCGGCACGCGCGTCTTCCTGGAGCACAGCGGATTCGACCTGGACGACAAGCGCATGGCCGCCGCCTTCGAACGCATGGGCCCCGGCTGGCGCGACGTGGTGCTGCCGCGCCTCGCGGACGCCGCCGCCGCACTCTGA
- a CDS encoding winged helix-turn-helix transcriptional regulator translates to MALGTGYEAQPCHLARALEVVGERWTMLILRDLFYGVRHFSDLLEHLDVSRGVLTERLDTLVAAGVVTRRKVGRTVEYELTPAGEDLWPTIFSLIRWGRRHLDADFPARVFAHATCGTDLEESGLCPRCGIVPTVRDLDSRPGDGPNPRRRDDPVAVALRDRHRMLTPVP, encoded by the coding sequence ATGGCACTGGGGACGGGATACGAGGCGCAGCCCTGCCATCTGGCACGCGCCCTCGAAGTGGTCGGCGAACGGTGGACGATGCTGATCCTGCGCGATCTCTTCTACGGCGTGCGCCACTTCAGCGACCTGCTCGAACACCTCGACGTCTCCCGCGGCGTACTCACCGAACGCCTCGACACCCTGGTCGCCGCCGGAGTGGTGACCCGCCGCAAGGTGGGGCGGACCGTCGAATACGAGCTCACTCCCGCCGGAGAGGACCTGTGGCCCACGATCTTCAGCCTCATCCGGTGGGGCCGCCGGCACCTCGACGCCGACTTCCCGGCGCGCGTCTTCGCGCACGCCACCTGCGGAACCGACCTGGAGGAATCCGGGCTGTGCCCGCGCTGCGGTATCGTCCCGACGGTGCGCGACCTGGATTCGCGTCCCGGTGACGGGCCGAATCCACGCCGCCGCGACGATCCGGTGGCCGTCGCACTGCGCGACCGGCACCGGATGCTCACGCCGGTGCCCTGA
- a CDS encoding ArsR/SmtB family transcription factor translates to MTTEPESTDRVFLALANPVRRELLRILAEGPLAAGELSERFTLSRPAVAEHLKVLRDAGLVADSPEGRRRIYRLTAEPLADLGEWLHPFEKFWRARLSALADVAEEL, encoded by the coding sequence GTGACCACCGAGCCGGAGAGCACCGATCGCGTCTTCCTCGCGCTCGCCAATCCCGTTCGCCGCGAACTGCTCCGGATCCTCGCCGAGGGGCCGCTCGCCGCGGGCGAGCTCAGCGAGCGGTTCACGCTGAGCCGCCCGGCCGTGGCGGAGCACCTCAAGGTGCTCCGCGACGCGGGACTCGTCGCGGACTCCCCCGAGGGCCGCCGCCGGATCTACCGGCTCACGGCGGAGCCGCTGGCGGACCTCGGCGAGTGGTTGCACCCGTTCGAGAAGTTCTGGCGCGCACGGCTCTCCGCGCTCGCCGACGTCGCAGAGGAGTTGTGA
- a CDS encoding DUF2630 family protein, with product MTDDALHTRIDALIAEEHALRDKLGAGEISESEEHARLQVLETQLDQAWDLLRQRRARREFGENPDDAATRSANTVENYRN from the coding sequence ATGACCGACGACGCACTGCACACCCGGATCGACGCCCTCATCGCGGAGGAGCACGCGCTGCGGGACAAGCTCGGAGCGGGCGAGATCAGCGAGAGCGAGGAGCACGCGCGGCTCCAGGTGCTGGAGACCCAGCTCGATCAGGCGTGGGATCTGTTGCGCCAGCGCCGCGCGCGGCGCGAGTTCGGCGAGAACCCCGACGACGCCGCGACCCGGTCGGCGAACACCGTGGAGAACTACCGCAACTGA
- a CDS encoding NUDIX domain-containing protein encodes MTTTSAGLLLYRRTGDAVEVLLGHMGGPFWARKDSHAWSVPKGLYTDEEPLAAAEREFAEELGSPAPPGPTVSLGSVRQSGAKTVTVFAREGRFDAETIRSNEFELEWPRGSGRMQSFPEIDRAAWFSLDQAAEKLVKAQSAFLDRLREHLSGA; translated from the coding sequence GTGACCACGACCAGCGCCGGACTTCTGCTGTACCGCCGCACCGGCGATGCGGTCGAGGTCCTGCTCGGCCACATGGGCGGCCCGTTCTGGGCCCGGAAGGACTCCCACGCCTGGTCTGTTCCCAAGGGCCTGTACACCGACGAGGAACCCCTCGCCGCGGCGGAACGCGAATTCGCGGAGGAGCTGGGCTCCCCCGCCCCGCCCGGGCCGACGGTGTCGCTCGGCTCCGTCCGGCAATCGGGCGCGAAGACGGTCACGGTCTTCGCCCGCGAAGGCCGCTTCGACGCGGAGACGATCCGCTCCAACGAGTTCGAACTGGAGTGGCCGCGCGGCTCCGGCCGGATGCAGAGCTTCCCCGAGATCGACCGCGCGGCCTGGTTCAGCCTCGACCAGGCGGCGGAGAAGCTGGTGAAGGCGCAGTCGGCGTTCCTCGACCGGTTGCGGGAGCACCTGTCCGGAGCGTGA
- a CDS encoding UDP-glucose dehydrogenase family protein produces MKITVLGTGYLGATHAACMAELGHEVLGVDVNLSKIAALSEGKVPFHEPGLPAVLKRNLEAGRLRFTDSYEEAGAFGDVHFIAVGTPQRKGEFAADMTYVNSVVDSLVPHLRRDAVILGKSTVPVGTTDLLRARAAELVPAGVNVEFAWNPEFLREGHAVKDTLEPDRLVIGVEPGGRAEEAAREIYAEILARETPFFVTDTATAELVKISANAFLATKISFINAVAEVCEAAGADVVALADAIGVDSRIGRKFLGAGIGFGGGCLPKDIRAFMARSGELGAGHMHGLLREVDAINMSRRTRMVDLAREACGGSLLGAKVAVLGAAFKPDSDDVRDSPALNIAGQIQLQGAAVSVYDPEAMDNSRRVFPTLDYATTALEACEGADVVLVLTEWTQFRELDPVVVGAVVRNPVLLDGRNCMPAADWVAAGWECRA; encoded by the coding sequence ATGAAGATCACAGTGCTGGGTACGGGGTACCTGGGAGCCACGCACGCGGCGTGCATGGCTGAGCTGGGCCACGAGGTGCTCGGCGTGGACGTCAACCTCAGCAAGATCGCCGCGCTGTCGGAGGGCAAGGTGCCCTTCCACGAGCCGGGACTGCCCGCCGTGCTCAAGCGGAACCTCGAGGCCGGCCGACTGCGCTTCACGGATTCCTACGAGGAGGCCGGCGCGTTCGGCGACGTGCACTTCATCGCGGTCGGCACGCCGCAGCGCAAGGGCGAGTTCGCCGCCGACATGACGTACGTGAACTCCGTGGTCGACTCCCTCGTGCCGCACCTGCGCCGCGACGCCGTGATCCTCGGCAAGTCGACGGTCCCCGTCGGCACCACGGACCTGCTGCGGGCCCGCGCCGCAGAGCTGGTGCCGGCCGGCGTGAACGTCGAATTCGCCTGGAACCCGGAGTTCCTCCGCGAGGGCCACGCCGTCAAGGACACCCTCGAGCCCGACCGCCTCGTGATCGGCGTCGAACCCGGTGGTCGCGCCGAGGAGGCGGCGCGGGAGATCTACGCGGAGATCCTCGCTCGCGAGACCCCGTTCTTCGTCACCGATACCGCCACCGCCGAGTTGGTGAAGATCTCCGCGAACGCCTTCCTCGCCACCAAGATCTCGTTCATCAACGCCGTCGCGGAGGTCTGTGAGGCCGCGGGTGCCGACGTGGTCGCCCTCGCCGACGCGATCGGTGTGGACTCCCGCATCGGCCGCAAGTTCCTCGGTGCCGGCATCGGCTTCGGCGGCGGCTGCCTGCCCAAGGACATCCGCGCCTTCATGGCCCGCTCCGGCGAGCTCGGCGCCGGCCACATGCACGGCCTGCTCCGCGAGGTCGACGCGATCAACATGAGCCGCCGCACCCGCATGGTGGACCTGGCCCGCGAGGCCTGTGGCGGCTCGCTGCTCGGCGCCAAGGTGGCCGTGCTCGGCGCCGCCTTCAAGCCGGACTCCGACGACGTCCGTGACTCACCGGCGCTGAACATCGCGGGCCAGATCCAGCTGCAGGGCGCCGCGGTCTCGGTGTACGACCCCGAGGCCATGGACAACTCGCGCCGCGTCTTCCCGACGCTGGACTACGCGACCACCGCGCTCGAGGCCTGCGAGGGCGCCGATGTGGTGCTGGTGCTCACCGAGTGGACCCAGTTCCGCGAGCTGGATCCGGTCGTGGTGGGCGCGGTCGTGCGCAAC
- a CDS encoding CopD family protein: protein MTSLTYQVAAAAPAAPPLWRILSQAGFFGALALAGGLFLALAFLLPATARGGAADRALRGLVPYVAAFTVIAAYAQYAGRIARSKLGVSFAEALSPGRFGAYLDLPKEKGAWISAAAMATVQLGLFALAVALLLAVWRLRGRAAAATAGVGFAVVVLAASAPSLTTAVLGMDAAANRVLKLVHILACVVWLGGLFVLVAAGLRARRSGADGAGAFERMWVRFSAWAMGAVIAVGVSGLWLTWVHVGSFAQFVTTPYGRYLLIKLALVVGMVAAGVYNVRVLIPAIRRARLAGDEGTVVRLALHHFPKVVAAEAVAGIGVLLVVPFLSGSARKQADGAAAGPFDWEAFGIGALLVVLLIAACTAAVRLGADRPADAAPAG, encoded by the coding sequence ATGACGAGCCTTACCTACCAAGTTGCCGCGGCGGCTCCCGCCGCGCCCCCGCTCTGGCGCATTCTGAGCCAGGCCGGGTTCTTCGGCGCGCTGGCCCTCGCGGGCGGGCTGTTCCTCGCACTGGCCTTCCTCCTGCCCGCCACGGCGCGCGGCGGTGCGGCCGACCGCGCCCTGCGTGGTCTCGTTCCGTACGTCGCGGCGTTCACGGTGATCGCCGCCTATGCGCAGTACGCGGGGCGGATCGCTCGGAGCAAGCTGGGTGTGTCCTTCGCCGAGGCGCTCTCGCCGGGCCGGTTCGGTGCGTACCTGGATCTGCCGAAGGAGAAGGGGGCGTGGATCTCCGCCGCTGCGATGGCGACCGTGCAGCTCGGTCTCTTCGCTCTCGCGGTCGCGCTCCTGCTGGCTGTGTGGCGGTTGCGGGGCCGGGCCGCGGCGGCCACGGCGGGAGTCGGCTTCGCGGTCGTGGTGCTCGCCGCGTCGGCGCCCAGTCTCACGACCGCGGTGCTGGGCATGGACGCCGCCGCCAACCGCGTGCTCAAGCTGGTGCACATCCTCGCGTGTGTCGTCTGGCTCGGCGGGCTGTTCGTGCTCGTGGCGGCCGGCCTGCGGGCGCGGCGCTCCGGGGCCGACGGTGCCGGCGCCTTCGAGCGCATGTGGGTGCGGTTCAGCGCGTGGGCGATGGGCGCGGTCATCGCGGTCGGCGTCAGCGGCCTGTGGCTCACCTGGGTGCACGTCGGATCGTTCGCGCAGTTCGTCACCACGCCGTACGGCCGGTACCTGCTGATCAAGCTGGCCCTGGTGGTCGGCATGGTCGCCGCGGGCGTCTACAACGTGCGCGTGCTCATCCCCGCGATCCGGCGGGCGCGCCTGGCCGGCGACGAGGGCACCGTCGTCCGGCTGGCCCTGCACCACTTCCCGAAGGTCGTCGCGGCCGAGGCCGTCGCCGGGATCGGCGTCCTGCTCGTCGTGCCCTTCCTGTCGGGCTCCGCGCGCAAGCAGGCCGACGGTGCGGCTGCCGGCCCCTTCGACTGGGAGGCCTTCGGCATCGGCGCGTTGCTCGTCGTGCTGCTGATCGCCGCGTGCACCGCTGCGGTCCGGCTCGGAGCGGACCGCCCCGCCGACGCCGCCCCTGCCGGCTAG
- a CDS encoding GNAT family N-acetyltransferase, translating to MTERTVLADPVNAALSGPHARFRLSAGRIQRYHPDVSVFYGHPRALTDEDYADVARLTGTDGTALLRDRATPLPAGWSVVETIGLVQYDGASVETAPAPEAVRLTVADVPEMAALVERTKPGPFLPRTIELGTYLGIRDGDGALIAMAGERMHPQGWTEISAVCTAPEARGRGLASRLIRAVAHGIRERGDVPFLHTSDDNPAQKLYDAMGFHHTSTVPLEVVRVPSR from the coding sequence GTGACCGAGCGCACCGTCCTCGCCGACCCCGTCAACGCCGCACTCTCCGGCCCGCACGCGCGGTTCCGGCTGTCCGCGGGCCGGATCCAGCGGTACCACCCCGACGTGTCCGTGTTCTACGGGCACCCGCGAGCGCTCACCGACGAGGACTACGCCGACGTCGCCCGCCTGACCGGAACGGATGGGACCGCACTCCTGCGCGACCGTGCGACACCACTCCCGGCGGGGTGGTCCGTGGTGGAGACGATCGGCCTGGTGCAGTACGACGGCGCCAGCGTGGAGACCGCGCCCGCCCCGGAGGCCGTGCGGCTCACCGTCGCCGACGTGCCCGAGATGGCGGCGCTCGTCGAGCGGACCAAGCCCGGGCCGTTCCTGCCGCGCACCATCGAGCTGGGCACGTATCTCGGCATCCGGGACGGCGACGGAGCACTCATCGCGATGGCCGGCGAGCGCATGCATCCGCAGGGGTGGACCGAGATCAGCGCGGTGTGCACCGCTCCCGAGGCGCGCGGGCGGGGTTTGGCCTCCCGGCTGATCCGCGCCGTCGCCCACGGCATCCGCGAGCGCGGCGACGTCCCGTTCCTGCACACCTCGGACGACAACCCCGCGCAGAAGCTCTACGACGCGATGGGTTTCCACCACACGAGCACGGTGCCGCTCGAAGTCGTCCGCGTCCCGTCGCGCTAG
- a CDS encoding NAD(P)-dependent oxidoreductase, translating to MTGPEAPATVTVLGLGAMGHAIATAFVNGGHRVTVWNRSPGKADRLVARGAREAATAAEAVRASGLVVVCLLDQAASRDVLRPLAADLRGRVLADLSSDVPQRAREAAAWAADEGIDYLDGTIVVNVPMVGADDALVLYGGPRSAFERHESTLRSLGGATTYLGEDHALPAAYDVAVLDYFWTSMAGLVHAFALARAEGIAAADLAPHLLGNGGLLTSLIPAMAADIDAGTYPGDADNLVMDAAGVEHVLHAAAAHGLDVAVLLGVDAMARRAIALGHGAAGWTATVEAVRRPT from the coding sequence ATGACCGGGCCCGAGGCGCCGGCGACCGTCACGGTCCTCGGCCTCGGCGCCATGGGGCACGCGATCGCCACCGCCTTCGTCAACGGCGGCCACCGCGTCACCGTGTGGAACCGGAGCCCGGGTAAGGCCGATCGCCTCGTCGCGCGCGGCGCGCGGGAGGCCGCCACCGCCGCCGAGGCCGTCCGCGCGTCCGGCCTCGTGGTCGTGTGCCTCCTCGACCAGGCGGCGTCCCGGGACGTGCTCCGCCCGCTCGCGGCGGACCTGCGCGGGCGAGTGCTCGCGGACCTGAGCTCCGACGTCCCGCAGCGCGCTCGCGAGGCCGCCGCGTGGGCCGCCGACGAGGGCATTGACTACCTGGACGGAACGATCGTCGTCAACGTGCCGATGGTGGGCGCCGACGACGCGCTGGTCCTCTACGGCGGTCCCCGGTCCGCGTTCGAGCGACACGAGAGCACGCTGCGCTCCCTCGGCGGCGCCACCACCTACCTCGGCGAGGACCACGCCCTGCCGGCGGCGTACGACGTCGCCGTGCTCGACTACTTCTGGACGAGCATGGCAGGGCTCGTGCACGCCTTCGCGTTGGCGCGGGCGGAGGGGATCGCCGCCGCGGACCTCGCGCCCCACCTGCTCGGCAACGGCGGGCTGCTCACCTCCCTGATCCCGGCGATGGCGGCCGACATCGACGCGGGGACGTACCCGGGCGACGCGGACAACCTGGTCATGGATGCCGCCGGGGTGGAGCACGTGCTGCACGCCGCCGCGGCGCACGGGCTCGACGTCGCGGTGTTGCTGGGCGTCGACGCGATGGCGCGGCGCGCGATCGCCCTGGGACACGGCGCCGCGGGCTGGACGGCGACCGTCGAGGCGGTCCGCCGCCCCACCTAG
- a CDS encoding MFS transporter, whose translation MTATMHPETSSPETPSPSPTLLSVAGRGYFPVAFVARLPFAMMVVGVLTLVVAGRDSLAFGGLSSAMVGIGSALVGPLVGAAADRFGQRRTVLAAGITNSLALLLMTWVVFSSLPGWAVLASAALVGASAPQVGPMSRSRLVTMITTKLPEGRRVRTLLSVMAYESAADEVIFVFGPVIVGLLATTMSPAAPMIGAAVLTVLFVSAFALHPSGRATEHRADGAVVQAPARELANPLLFTVIAGVFGMGLFFGSTLTGLTAFMRDAGNAESAGLFYGVMGVGSAALALGSALLPERFTIAARWVGFATVLVLGAVLIAAAPSLPLLVAGLAIAGIGVGPTLVTEFSLGAERSPLGRSATVMTILGSSLILGQSLASAVNGALAENISTAAAQCAPLGAALVVLGAGITNAVLSRRPSAADADDEPLTP comes from the coding sequence GTGACCGCCACCATGCACCCCGAGACGTCCTCCCCGGAGACCCCCTCCCCCTCGCCGACGCTGCTGTCGGTCGCCGGGCGCGGCTACTTCCCGGTCGCGTTCGTCGCCCGCCTTCCGTTCGCCATGATGGTGGTCGGCGTGCTCACCCTCGTGGTCGCCGGCCGCGATTCACTCGCCTTCGGCGGCCTGAGCTCAGCGATGGTCGGCATCGGCTCCGCCCTCGTCGGCCCGCTCGTCGGGGCCGCCGCGGACCGATTCGGGCAGCGGCGCACCGTGCTCGCCGCAGGGATCACCAACAGCCTCGCCCTCCTCCTCATGACCTGGGTGGTCTTCAGCTCCCTGCCGGGCTGGGCCGTGCTCGCCTCGGCCGCCCTGGTGGGCGCGAGTGCCCCACAGGTCGGGCCGATGTCGCGCAGCCGCCTGGTCACCATGATCACGACGAAGCTCCCCGAGGGGCGCCGGGTGCGCACGCTCCTGTCCGTGATGGCGTACGAGTCCGCGGCCGACGAGGTGATCTTCGTCTTCGGCCCCGTCATCGTCGGCCTGCTCGCGACCACGATGTCGCCCGCCGCCCCGATGATCGGTGCCGCCGTGCTGACCGTGCTCTTCGTCTCCGCGTTCGCACTGCACCCGAGCGGTCGTGCCACCGAGCACCGCGCCGACGGAGCCGTCGTGCAGGCGCCGGCGCGCGAGCTCGCGAATCCCCTGCTGTTCACCGTGATCGCGGGCGTCTTCGGCATGGGCCTGTTCTTCGGTTCGACCCTGACCGGACTCACCGCGTTCATGCGCGACGCGGGCAACGCCGAGTCCGCGGGTCTGTTCTACGGCGTCATGGGCGTCGGCTCCGCGGCGCTGGCCCTCGGCTCGGCCCTGTTGCCCGAACGGTTCACGATCGCCGCGCGCTGGGTGGGCTTCGCGACCGTGCTCGTCCTCGGTGCCGTCCTCATCGCCGCCGCACCGTCGCTGCCGCTCCTGGTGGCCGGCCTCGCGATCGCCGGCATCGGCGTGGGGCCCACGCTGGTGACCGAGTTCAGTCTGGGCGCCGAGCGCAGCCCCCTCGGACGCTCCGCCACGGTCATGACGATCCTCGGCAGCAGTTTGATCCTGGGGCAATCGCTCGCATCGGCGGTGAACGGCGCGCTCGCGGAGAACATCAGCACGGCCGCTGCGCAGTGCGCGCCGCTCGGCGCGGCCCTCGTCGTGCTGGGCGCGGGCATCACGAACGCGGTGCTCTCGCGGCGCCCGTCCGCTGCCGACGCCGACGACGAGCCGCTCACCCCGTAG